Proteins encoded by one window of Arachis hypogaea cultivar Tifrunner chromosome 1, arahy.Tifrunner.gnm2.J5K5, whole genome shotgun sequence:
- the LOC112701964 gene encoding oil body-associated protein 2C, whose protein sequence is MPELENLAKSCGKFWCTWQADRGDRIPLGAPALMISPQPQGVKPRLVRPDLVHQRDAKYHVSSDSYKTLVKRVALSNIMI, encoded by the exons ATGCCTGAGCTTGAAAACCTCGCTAAATCCTGTGGAAAATTCTGGTGTACTTGGCAGGCCGACAGAG GAGATAGGATTCCACTGGGTGCACCAGCACTAATGATATCACCACAACCACAAGGGGTGAAGCCTAGGCTGGTGAGGCCAGATCTGGTGCATCAGAGGGATGCAAAGTATCATGTTTCCTCAGACAGCTATAAGACCTTAGTTAAGCGCGTTGCACTTTCAAATATTATG ATTTAG